A single region of the Apodemus sylvaticus chromosome 7, mApoSyl1.1, whole genome shotgun sequence genome encodes:
- the Scn4b gene encoding sodium channel subunit beta-4 yields the protein MSRAGNRGNTQARWLGTGLLGLFLLPMYLSLEVSVGKATTIYAINGSAILLPCTFSSCYGFENLYFRWSYNNSETFRILIDGIVKNDKSDPKVRIKDDDRITLEGSTKEKMNNISILLSDLDFSDTGKYTCFVRNPKEKDLNNSATIFLQVVDKLEEVDNTVTLIILAVVGGVIGLLVCILLLKKLITFILKKTREKKKECLVSSSGNDNTENGLPGSKAEEKPPTKV from the exons ATGTCCCGGGCTGGGAACCGAGGCAATACTCAGGCGAGATGGCTGGGCACTGGGCTTTTGG GTCTCTTCCTGCTCCCCATGTACCTGTCGTTGGAGGTATCTGTGGGAAAGGCCACCACCATCTACGCTATCAACGGCTCAGCGATCCTGCTGCCCTGCACCTTCTCCAGCTGTTACGGCTTTGAGAACCTCTACTTCAGGTGGTCCTACAATAACAGCGAGACATTCAGGATT CTCATCGACGGGATTGTGAAGAACGATAAATCTGACCCTAAGGTGAGAATAAAGGATGATGACCGCATCACCCTGGAGGGCTCCACCAAGGAGAAGATGAACAACATCTCCATCCTTCTGAGTGACCTGGACTTCAGTGACACCGGCAAATACACCTGCTTCGTGAGGAACCCCAAGGAGAAGGACTTGAACAACTCTGCCACCATCTTCCTCCAAGTGGTGGATAAAT tggAAGAAGTAGACAACACGGTGACACTCATCATCCTGGCTGTGGTGGGCGGGGTCATTGGACTTCTCGTTTGCATCCTGCTGCTGAAGAAGCTCATCACCTTCATCCTGAAGAAGACCCGAGAGAAGAA GAAGGAGTGCCTCGTGAGTTCCTCTGGGAATGACAACACGGAGAACGGGCTGCCTGGCTCCAAGGCAGAAGAGAAGCCACCCACAAAAGTATGA
- the Scn2b gene encoding sodium channel subunit beta-2, with translation MHRDAWLPRPAFSLTGLSLFFSLVPPGRSMEVTVPTTLSVLNGSDTRLPCTFNSCYTVNHKQFSLNWTYQECSNCSEEMFLQFRMKIINLKLERFGDRVEFSGNPSKYDVSVTLKNVQLEDEGIYNCYITNPPDRHRGHGKIYLQVLLEVPPERDSTVAVIVGASVGGFLAVVILVLMVVKCVRRKKEQKLSTDDLKTEEEGKTDGEGNPEDGAK, from the exons ATGCACAGGGATGCCTGGCTACCTCGCCCTGCCTTCAGTCTCACGGGGCTCagtctgtttttctctttgg TGCCCCCGGGGCGGAGCATGGAAGTCACAGTCCCTACCACGCTCAGTGTCCTCAATGGGTCCGATACCCGCCTCCCCTGTACCTTCAACTCCTGCTACACCGTGAACCACAAGCAGTTCTCTCTAAACTGGACTTACCAGGAGTGTAGCAATTGCTCAGAGGAGATG ttcctccaGTTCCGAATGAAGATCATTAACCTGAAGCTGGAGCGGTTTGGAGACCGTGTAGAATTCTCGGGGAACCCCAGTAAGTACGATGTGTCAGTGACCCTAAAGAACGTGCAGCTAGAAGACGAAGGAATTTACAACTGCTACATCACCAACCCTCCAGACCGCCACCGCGGCCACGGCAAGATCTACCTGCAGGTCCTTCTAGAAG TGCCCCCAGAGCGGGACTCCACGGTGGCGGTCATCGTGGGTGCCTCAGTGGGAGGTTTCCTGGCTGTGGTCATCTTGGTGCTGATGGTGGTCAAGTGTGTGAGGAGGAAAAAAGAGCAGAAGCTGAGCACGGATGATCTGAAGACTGAAGAGGAAGGCAAGACGGACGGCGAGGGCAACCCGGAAGATGGTGCCAAGTAA